A genomic region of Terriglobales bacterium contains the following coding sequences:
- a CDS encoding DUF4162 domain-containing protein translates to AGKTSTIRMMIGITLPDSGEVRLFGELFCRKHLQRVGYLPEERGLYKKMKVLEHLVLLGRLHGLSAAESSRRAHHWCERLEIAEKLQKKVEELSKGMQQKIQFIAALLHDPDFIIMDEPFGGLDPVNTVLLKDVLLEMKHAGKTILFSTHQMEQVERLCDAITLINGGKAVLQGDLKKIKSSYGRNNVQIQYEGNGDFLQHSALVEAYNNFGNYVEVRLAPGADAQELLRSVAAHSRVSRFELVEPSLEEIFIDVVGKSNA, encoded by the coding sequence GCGGGCAAGACCAGCACCATCCGCATGATGATCGGCATCACCCTGCCGGATTCGGGCGAGGTGCGGTTGTTCGGCGAATTGTTTTGCCGCAAGCACCTGCAGCGCGTGGGCTATTTGCCGGAAGAGCGTGGCTTATATAAGAAGATGAAGGTGCTCGAGCATCTTGTCCTGCTGGGAAGGTTGCATGGGCTCAGTGCTGCTGAGTCTTCCCGGCGTGCGCATCACTGGTGTGAGCGTCTGGAGATCGCGGAAAAATTACAGAAGAAAGTGGAAGAGCTTTCCAAGGGCATGCAGCAGAAGATCCAGTTTATTGCCGCGCTGCTGCACGATCCTGATTTCATCATCATGGATGAGCCCTTCGGCGGCCTCGATCCCGTGAACACGGTGTTGTTGAAAGACGTCTTGCTGGAGATGAAGCACGCCGGCAAAACCATTTTGTTTTCCACGCACCAGATGGAACAAGTGGAGCGATTGTGCGATGCCATCACCCTGATTAATGGCGGCAAGGCCGTGCTGCAAGGCGATCTCAAGAAGATCAAATCAAGCTACGGCCGCAACAACGTGCAGATTCAGTATGAAGGCAATGGCGACTTCCTGCAGCACTCTGCGCTGGTAGAGGCCTATAACAATTTCGGGAATTATGTGGAGGTCCGCCTCGCGCCCGGCGCCGATGCCCAGGAGTTGCTGCGCTCTGTGGCGGCGCATTCCCGGGTGAGCCGATTTGAATTAGTCGAGCCTTCGCTGGAAGAGATCTTTATTGACGTGGTGGGAAAGAGCAATGCCTGA